The following are encoded in a window of Chryseobacterium sp. genomic DNA:
- a CDS encoding lysophospholipid acyltransferase family protein, producing the protein MAKKNIFTDAFGNLYIIKRLIVFIVGMISYRRFNGFNKLKITGTEHLATLPDSNVLFVSNHQTYFADVAAMYHVFCAVNNGFHNTIKNPVYLLNPKVDFYYVAAEETMKSGILARIFRMAGAITVKRTWRAEGRNVNRHVDLKEVDNIMKALDNGWVITFPQGTTSAFAQGRRGTAKLVKNQRPIVIPIKINGFRRAFDKKGLRIKVTGVKPTLEFKPPLEIDYDNDNAQRILEKIMTAIEQTEEFNLLHQYEEELKARKKSGNEINQPQ; encoded by the coding sequence ATGGCGAAGAAAAATATTTTCACTGATGCCTTTGGCAATCTGTATATTATTAAAAGACTGATCGTCTTTATCGTAGGAATGATTTCCTACCGCCGTTTCAACGGTTTCAACAAATTAAAAATCACCGGCACAGAGCATCTGGCCACACTTCCGGACAGCAATGTGCTTTTTGTTTCCAACCATCAGACTTATTTTGCCGATGTCGCAGCCATGTACCATGTATTCTGCGCGGTAAACAACGGGTTTCACAACACCATTAAAAATCCGGTTTATCTGCTTAACCCCAAGGTGGATTTCTACTACGTTGCGGCCGAAGAAACAATGAAATCGGGAATTCTGGCCCGGATTTTCCGCATGGCAGGTGCCATCACCGTGAAGAGGACCTGGCGTGCCGAAGGACGCAACGTAAACCGCCATGTGGACCTGAAGGAAGTGGACAATATCATGAAGGCACTGGATAACGGTTGGGTAATCACCTTTCCGCAGGGTACGACCTCAGCATTCGCGCAGGGCCGTCGGGGAACAGCCAAACTGGTAAAAAATCAGAGGCCAATTGTTATCCCTATTAAAATAAATGGTTTCAGAAGAGCGTTTGACAAAAAAGGACTCCGTATTAAAGTGACGGGTGTAAAACCTACACTCGAATTTAAGCCACCGTTGGAAATAGATTATGACAACGATAATGCACAGCGAATCCTGGAAAAGATAATGACCGCTATTGAGCAGACCGAGGAGTTCAACCTGCTGCATCAGTATGAAGAGGAGCTGAAGGCACGAAAAAAGTCCGGTAACGAAATAAATCAACCGCAATGA